A single region of the Bacteroidales bacterium genome encodes:
- a CDS encoding Omp28 family outer membrane lipoprotein produces the protein MKPIKILSVLLLVILFSCDTIDNPLKDTDGKTCGDENGPIPIRKILIEDYTGHKCPNCPDAARIIEELSGTYCDHIIPIGIHVGYFAEPDEDFPADYTTETGDQLDNFFKVANQGLPNGLINRSEYDGSIVIGRNNWAAAVDLLYNLNPEVNIVIESSYNESTHKVTATISAEFLSKIDYNINLGLYVTEDSIISPQKDGSATIEDYVHRHVLRKGINGAFGENFASTGSFGDIIEKTFTFTADPEWVIENCELIAFISKSSSNEIIQAESEHIDQE, from the coding sequence ATGAAACCAATCAAAATATTATCCGTTTTATTATTAGTTATTCTATTTTCTTGCGATACAATTGATAATCCTTTAAAAGACACAGACGGAAAAACATGCGGAGATGAAAACGGTCCTATACCTATTCGCAAAATTCTAATTGAAGATTATACCGGCCATAAATGCCCTAACTGTCCGGATGCTGCAAGAATAATTGAAGAACTTTCCGGAACTTATTGCGACCATATTATACCTATTGGTATTCATGTTGGTTATTTTGCAGAACCTGATGAAGACTTCCCTGCAGATTACACAACAGAAACCGGAGATCAATTAGATAATTTCTTCAAAGTAGCAAACCAAGGATTACCTAACGGATTAATTAATCGTTCCGAATATGACGGAAGTATTGTTATTGGAAGAAACAATTGGGCTGCTGCCGTAGACTTATTATATAATCTAAATCCTGAGGTAAACATTGTAATAGAAAGTTCCTATAATGAAAGCACACATAAAGTTACAGCAACAATCTCTGCTGAATTTCTTTCAAAAATTGATTATAATATAAATCTCGGTTTGTATGTTACCGAAGACAGTATTATAAGCCCTCAAAAAGATGGTTCTGCAACAATTGAAGATTATGTGCACAGACATGTTTTAAGAAAAGGTATAAACGGTGCATTCGGAGAAAATTTTGCTTCAACGGGATCATTCGGTGATATTATTGAAAAAACATTTACATTTACTGCAGACCCTGAATGGGTTATTGAAAATTGTGAATTAATTGCTTTCATAAGTAAAAGTTCTTCGAACGAAATTATCCAAGCTGAATCTGAACATATAGATCAAGAATAA